The DNA segment CGGGGCGGGGGTGCGCCGGCTGGTGTTCTCCTCCACGGCGGCCACCTACGGCGAGCCCGAGCAGGTCCCGATCGTCGAGTCCGCCCCGACCAGCCCCACCAACCCCTACGGTGCCACCAAGCTCGCCGTCGACCACATGATCACCGGCGAGGCGGCGGCCCACGGCCTGGGCGCGGTCTCGCTGCGCTACTTCAACGTGGCCGGCGCGTACGGACAGTACGGGGAGCGGCACGATCCCGAGTCCCACCTGATCCCGCTCGTCCTCCAGGTCGCCCGGGGCCGCCGCGAGGCGATCAGCGTCTACGGCGACGACTACCCGACGCCGGACGGCACCTGCGTACGCGACTACATCCACGTCGCCGACCTGGCCGAGGCCCACCTGCTGGCCCTGACCGCGGCGGCCCCCGGCGAACACCTCGTCTGCAACCTCGGCAACGGCAGCGGCTTCTCCGTCCGCGAGGTGATCGAGACGGTCCGCCGGGTCACCGGCCACCCGGTCCCCGAGATCGTGGCCCCCCGCCGGGGCGGCGACCCGGCGGTCCTGGTGGCGTCGGCCGCCGCGGCCCACGAGAAGCTGGGCTGGAAGCCCACCCGCCCGGACCTCGCCGGAATCGTCGCGGACGCGTGGGAGTTCGCGCAGCGGCGGCAGCAGAGCAAGCAGTAACAGGACGTTCGGGATGTTCAGGACGTTCGGTACGACGAAGGGTCAGGTCAGGGCATGAGCGAGTCCATCGCCGGTGAGGCGGTCGCGGGAGCGGTCGGCGAGCGCTTCCGGGAGCTGTACGGGGCCGAGCCGCAGGGGGTCTGGGCGGCACCGGGCCGGGTCAACCTCATCGGCGAGCACACCGACTACAACGACGGCTTCGTCATGCCGTTCGCCCTGCCGCACACCGCTGTCGCGGCGGTCTCCCGGCGCGACGACGGCGTCCTGCGCCTGCACTCCGCCGAGGTGGCGGCGCCGGTCGTGGAACTGACGGTGGACTCCCTGACCCCCGGCGCGGACAAGAACTGGACCGCTTACCCGGCGGGCGTGGTCTGGGCCCTGCGCGAGGCCGGCCACGCCGTGACCGGCGCGGACATCCACCTCGCCTCGGCGGTCCCGGCCGGCGCCGGTCTGTCCTCCTCGGCGGCCCTGGAGGTCGTCGTCGCCCTGGCTCTCAACGACCTGTACGCACTGGACCTGCGAGGCTGGCAGCTGGCCCGCCTGTGCCAGCGCGCGGAGAACGTGTACGTCGGCGCCCCCGTCGGCATCATGGACCAGACGGCGTCCGCCTGCTGCGAGAGCGGGCACGCCCTGTTCCTCGACACCCGCGACCTCTCCCAGCGCCAGATCCCCTTCGACCTCGCCGCCGAGGGCATGC comes from the Streptomyces sp. KMM 9044 genome and includes:
- the galE gene encoding UDP-glucose 4-epimerase GalE, with translation MSGKYLVTGGAGYVGSVVAQHLLEAGHEVVVLDNLSTGVREAVPAGASLVEGDIRDAAAWLDPSFDGVLHFAAYSQVGESVVKPEKYWENNVGGTMALLGAMRGAGVRRLVFSSTAATYGEPEQVPIVESAPTSPTNPYGATKLAVDHMITGEAAAHGLGAVSLRYFNVAGAYGQYGERHDPESHLIPLVLQVARGRREAISVYGDDYPTPDGTCVRDYIHVADLAEAHLLALTAAAPGEHLVCNLGNGSGFSVREVIETVRRVTGHPVPEIVAPRRGGDPAVLVASAAAAHEKLGWKPTRPDLAGIVADAWEFAQRRQQSKQ
- the galK gene encoding galactokinase encodes the protein MSESIAGEAVAGAVGERFRELYGAEPQGVWAAPGRVNLIGEHTDYNDGFVMPFALPHTAVAAVSRRDDGVLRLHSAEVAAPVVELTVDSLTPGADKNWTAYPAGVVWALREAGHAVTGADIHLASAVPAGAGLSSSAALEVVVALALNDLYALDLRGWQLARLCQRAENVYVGAPVGIMDQTASACCESGHALFLDTRDLSQRQIPFDLAAEGMRLLVVDTRVKHSHSEGEYGKRRAGCEKGAALLGVDALRDVPYADLDAVLERLGDGEDEVRRLVRHVVTEAERVERVVALLEAGDTRAIGPVLVAGHASLRDDFRVSCPELDLVVDTAVASGALGARMTGGGFGGSAIVLAEEADVPAITKSVEGAFTTAGFKPPRVFEAVPSAGARRVR